In a single window of the Candidatus Nanopelagicales bacterium genome:
- a CDS encoding septum formation family protein, giving the protein MTEGGAPESNTPSAGGEPPPSPGPTGSEPLDAMPPPTLPPLASPPPGAPPAPPPGPMQAYGQPLYAPGPSPEPPWDGFAVVAFILAVLGTTCLSAALGIAGLVRTQNGQRRGRGLAIAAIVISILWAVIFIGLVALTLSNTAQRDSSGNVTEAGTESFENARVGDCLTDLSALSTTESTTVRSLNVAPCGQPHQGQIVVIFDMPGGPYPGQDTVFEDASTQCSQRVPSETASAGVAQSLDFALIYPLADSWQRGDRQVICVMGKTGGTMTESLPGL; this is encoded by the coding sequence ATGACCGAAGGCGGCGCGCCAGAATCCAATACCCCCAGTGCGGGGGGAGAACCGCCCCCATCCCCCGGTCCCACCGGCTCCGAGCCGCTTGACGCCATGCCACCTCCGACGCTCCCGCCGCTCGCATCCCCTCCGCCCGGTGCCCCCCCGGCGCCCCCGCCCGGCCCGATGCAGGCGTATGGCCAGCCCCTCTACGCCCCCGGGCCATCACCTGAGCCTCCGTGGGATGGATTCGCCGTTGTCGCGTTCATCCTCGCGGTGCTCGGAACCACATGCCTCAGCGCAGCCCTTGGCATCGCCGGGCTCGTACGGACGCAGAACGGACAACGACGCGGTCGGGGGTTGGCTATCGCAGCGATCGTGATCTCGATCCTCTGGGCGGTGATCTTCATCGGACTGGTCGCCCTGACTCTCTCCAACACAGCCCAGCGCGATTCGTCGGGAAACGTCACCGAAGCTGGCACCGAGAGCTTCGAAAACGCCCGGGTGGGCGACTGCCTCACCGACTTGTCAGCGCTAAGCACGACCGAATCCACGACAGTCCGATCCCTCAACGTTGCCCCATGCGGCCAGCCCCATCAAGGCCAGATCGTGGTCATCTTCGACATGCCTGGTGGGCCCTATCCGGGGCAGGACACCGTATTCGAAGACGCCAGCACGCAATGCTCGCAGCGTGTCCCATCTGAAACTGCCAGCGCGGGAGTCGCGCAGTCGCTCGACTTCGCCTTGATCTACCCTCTCGCCGACTCCTGGCAGCGCGGCGACCGCCAAGTCATCTGCGTCATGGGAAAGACCGGGGGGACCATGACCGAATCCCTTCCGGGTCTGTAG